A genomic region of Leptolyngbya sp. NIES-2104 contains the following coding sequences:
- the trpA gene encoding tryptophan synthase subunit alpha produces MASVSERFEQLRNQGRCALIPFLTAGDPDLETTAEALQILDRSGADLIELGVPYSDPLADGPVIQAAATRSLQNGTRLEDVLQLVKQVSPNLRSPIILFTYYNPILNRGIESFLKDISEAGAKGLVVPDLPLEEAETLLRPAKEHGIELTLLVAPTSPRERISAIAQQSQGFTYLVSTTGVTGMRSQMESRVKDLIAELRQVTDKAIGVGFGISQPEQARQVMNWGADAAIVGSAFVKRLSEGSPAEGLKAIEEFCQTLRSAIAAD; encoded by the coding sequence ATGGCTTCAGTGTCGGAACGCTTTGAGCAATTGCGGAATCAGGGTCGCTGTGCGTTGATTCCTTTTTTGACGGCTGGAGATCCGGATTTGGAAACGACGGCTGAGGCGTTACAGATTCTCGATCGCTCTGGTGCTGATCTGATTGAATTAGGAGTGCCGTACTCTGATCCGCTGGCGGATGGTCCGGTGATTCAGGCGGCGGCAACTCGATCACTTCAGAATGGCACTCGATTAGAAGATGTTTTACAACTGGTGAAGCAGGTTTCTCCGAATTTGCGATCGCCGATCATTCTTTTCACTTATTACAACCCGATTCTAAATCGCGGCATCGAATCATTTTTGAAAGACATTTCCGAAGCGGGAGCAAAAGGTTTAGTAGTTCCAGATTTGCCGCTAGAAGAAGCTGAAACGCTATTACGTCCAGCAAAGGAGCATGGCATTGAACTCACATTATTAGTTGCGCCGACGAGTCCACGAGAGCGAATTTCTGCGATCGCCCAACAGTCTCAAGGGTTTACCTATTTAGTCAGTACAACGGGCGTAACAGGAATGCGATCGCAAATGGAATCGCGGGTGAAAGATTTGATTGCAGAATTGCGGCAAGTTACTGATAAAGCTATCGGGGTCGGGTTTGGGATTTCGCAACCGGAACAAGCACGACAAGTGATGAACTGGGGAGCGGATGCGGCAATTGTTGGAAGTGCGTTTGTGAAGCGATTGTCTGAAGGATCGCCTGCTGAGGGATTGAAAGCGATCGAGGAATTTTGTCAGACGTTGAGAAGCGCGATCGCTGCGGATTAA
- a CDS encoding DUF3007 family protein, which yields MRRIDAIGITFGVFLAGGLAFLVLQGAGLDSVSAGIWSQLLLVGGLIGWLASYLFRVLSKNMTYNQQLREYEEAVLQKRLEELTPEELEKLQKEIEQEKQGS from the coding sequence ATGCGACGAATTGATGCGATCGGGATTACATTCGGTGTGTTTTTAGCAGGGGGACTTGCGTTTCTGGTACTTCAGGGCGCAGGTCTTGACAGCGTTAGCGCGGGAATTTGGAGCCAGTTGCTCTTAGTTGGCGGCTTGATTGGCTGGTTGGCGAGTTACCTGTTTCGGGTGCTGTCGAAGAATATGACCTACAATCAGCAGCTTCGAGAGTATGAAGAAGCGGTTTTGCAGAAGCGCTTAGAAGAATTGACCCCCGAAGAATTAGAAAAGCTCCAGAAAGAAATCGAGCAGGAAAAGCAAGGTTCTTAG
- the ndhL gene encoding NAD(P)H-quinone oxidoreductase subunit L, with translation MRLEYMDVALLYLALGGAYLVVVPLIIFFYLKSRWYVASSIERSFMYFMVFLYFPGMLLLAPFLNFRPKARQIEA, from the coding sequence ATCCGGTTGGAATACATGGACGTAGCACTTCTATACCTCGCTTTGGGCGGCGCTTACCTGGTGGTTGTGCCGTTGATTATCTTTTTCTATCTCAAATCGCGCTGGTATGTGGCAAGCTCGATCGAGCGGAGCTTTATGTATTTCATGGTGTTCCTTTATTTTCCGGGAATGCTGCTGCTTGCGCCGTTCTTGAATTTCAGACCGAAAGCGAGGCAGATTGAAGCTTAA